One region of Thermococcus sp. MAR1 genomic DNA includes:
- a CDS encoding HAD-IIA family hydrolase → MRRRIGIIFDMDGVIYRGSEPVEGARELIYLLKEKGIPFIFLTNNSTKDPSMYREKLLSMGIDVPEEVIVTSGLATRLYMERHFEPGKVFVIGGEGLHREMERLGWEIVGIEEARKGAWGKVRYVVVGLDPNLTYEKLKYATLAIRNGATFIGTNPDTTYPAEEGLYPGAGSIIAALKASTERDPLIIGKPNEPAYEVARSKLDGVDEIWMVGDRLDTDIAFARRFGMKAVMVLTGVSTLKDVEETGIRPDLVLPSVKELLDYLETFMEEEE, encoded by the coding sequence ATGCGGAGAAGAATTGGCATCATCTTTGACATGGACGGTGTCATCTACCGGGGAAGCGAGCCCGTTGAAGGCGCCCGCGAGCTGATATACCTTCTGAAGGAGAAAGGAATCCCATTCATCTTCCTCACCAACAACTCCACCAAGGACCCCTCCATGTACCGGGAAAAGTTGCTCTCCATGGGCATCGACGTCCCGGAGGAAGTTATAGTAACATCAGGCCTGGCAACGAGGCTCTACATGGAACGGCACTTCGAACCCGGAAAGGTTTTCGTCATCGGCGGGGAGGGCCTGCACAGGGAAATGGAAAGGCTGGGCTGGGAAATCGTGGGCATCGAAGAGGCAAGAAAAGGTGCATGGGGGAAAGTCCGCTATGTCGTCGTCGGCCTCGATCCCAATTTAACCTACGAGAAGCTCAAGTACGCCACGCTGGCAATAAGAAACGGTGCCACCTTCATAGGCACGAACCCGGACACGACATACCCTGCTGAGGAGGGCCTCTATCCCGGCGCCGGTTCAATAATAGCCGCGCTGAAGGCGTCGACCGAAAGGGATCCCCTGATAATAGGCAAGCCAAACGAGCCGGCCTACGAGGTGGCGAGGAGCAAGCTTGACGGTGTTGATGAGATATGGATGGTCGGGGACAGGCTCGATACCGACATAGCCTTTGCCAGGCGCTTCGGCATGAAGGCGGTGATGGTTCTGACGGGGGTAAGCACGCTGAAGGACGTCGAGGAGACGGGGATAAGGCCAGACCTCGTTCTTCCGAGCGTTAAGGAACTGCTCGACTACCTGGAGACGTTCATGGAGGAAGAGGAATGA
- a CDS encoding Ig-like domain-containing protein — protein MRKRIALMVVLILLLGLPAVAGEGSNYYSARPDEYGTYVYFSSMLWEFSSVLDGVLNGENGTVESALELYALANTTYETLVLYSGAGIDERPLELVPYFLSLGSAAFEVASGEASFRASFSEGEYAAARAALVRMKRGLRESRDALSAISKITLKGKNGTVLTFNTADLYPKLDALEALAGRYEGLLDQVQVPENFTLFISNPSPLALENVTFYGFTLGLRDIHVVVSGENLTANVTSGTFHLDYSFPRPGTYKAYTVGFNGTSEVISNVLTINVSGVPTKLLVTAISDGGVLVEGHLVDYFGRALPWKRVILTADSSTYYGITDENGSVRFFIANVSGTVNATVLFPGDGIHLPTSAGLVLTPPLRRPAIRLFHEGSRVRAGEEVVIRGKVDSTYPLPLTIYVDGKRYSTLVAKGEFTFTLSFSPGRHEVYAYFAGSETLAPSSSNVLTLEAAPVDYTRRFLLFVFLLLLAFTAYRFTARRRVGGVPSSQVPEAPAFPPIGEEGEERPDIGKAYRTVYGLLKRLYDLPGSTTPRELVSALRHEPFAEHLKILTRLHEVTVYGKKKFGLREVLRAVKHASLIIVGVFVRDEL, from the coding sequence ATGAGGAAGCGAATCGCTCTAATGGTGGTGCTCATACTGCTTCTCGGCCTTCCTGCAGTTGCGGGTGAAGGCTCCAACTATTACTCCGCTAGGCCCGATGAGTACGGGACTTACGTTTACTTCAGCTCAATGCTATGGGAATTCTCCTCCGTTTTGGATGGGGTTCTGAACGGCGAGAACGGCACGGTTGAGAGTGCCCTTGAGCTGTACGCCCTCGCGAACACAACCTACGAGACCCTGGTGCTCTACTCCGGGGCGGGTATCGATGAGAGGCCCCTTGAGCTGGTTCCCTACTTCCTCTCCCTGGGCTCGGCTGCCTTTGAGGTGGCCTCTGGGGAGGCTTCCTTCAGGGCGAGCTTTTCAGAGGGGGAGTACGCGGCCGCACGGGCCGCCCTCGTGCGTATGAAGAGGGGACTGAGGGAGTCCCGTGATGCTCTGAGTGCCATATCAAAGATAACCCTTAAAGGGAAGAACGGTACGGTGCTGACCTTTAACACTGCGGATCTCTATCCGAAGCTCGATGCCCTTGAGGCCCTTGCCGGCAGGTATGAGGGGCTCCTTGATCAGGTCCAGGTTCCCGAAAACTTCACCCTCTTCATTTCCAACCCCTCCCCCCTGGCCCTGGAAAACGTTACCTTCTACGGCTTTACCCTCGGCCTGAGGGACATTCACGTGGTCGTCTCGGGAGAGAACCTGACCGCTAACGTCACCAGCGGCACTTTCCATCTGGATTACTCCTTCCCGAGGCCCGGAACTTACAAAGCTTATACCGTTGGCTTCAACGGCACTTCTGAGGTCATTTCAAACGTCCTCACGATCAACGTGAGCGGCGTGCCCACGAAGCTTTTGGTTACCGCGATCTCTGACGGTGGGGTCTTGGTCGAGGGCCACCTCGTGGACTACTTTGGAAGGGCCCTTCCGTGGAAGAGGGTCATCCTTACGGCGGACAGCTCCACGTACTACGGCATAACCGACGAAAACGGGAGCGTCAGGTTCTTCATCGCCAACGTCTCCGGGACCGTTAACGCTACTGTCCTCTTCCCGGGTGACGGGATACACCTCCCGACAAGCGCTGGCTTGGTGTTGACACCCCCTCTGAGAAGGCCCGCGATACGGCTGTTCCATGAGGGGAGCCGAGTCAGGGCAGGAGAGGAGGTGGTAATACGGGGTAAAGTCGATAGCACCTACCCGCTGCCCCTCACAATCTATGTGGACGGGAAGAGGTATTCCACACTCGTGGCAAAAGGGGAGTTCACATTCACCCTCAGCTTTTCCCCCGGGAGGCACGAGGTCTACGCGTACTTCGCCGGGAGTGAAACCCTGGCACCGTCATCGTCCAACGTCCTGACCCTGGAAGCAGCCCCTGTGGACTACACAAGGAGGTTCCTTCTTTTCGTGTTCCTTCTCCTTCTGGCCTTCACCGCCTACAGGTTCACAGCCAGAAGACGGGTTGGAGGGGTGCCTTCCTCACAGGTACCTGAAGCACCAGCGTTCCCACCTATTGGGGAGGAAGGAGAGGAAAGACCGGATATTGGAAAGGCTTACCGCACCGTCTACGGCCTCCTGAAGAGGCTGTACGACCTTCCTGGGTCCACAACTCCCCGTGAGCTGGTGTCCGCCTTAAGGCATGAGCCCTTCGCGGAGCACCTTAAAATCCTCACCCGCCTCCATGAGGTTACAGTTTACGGTAAGAAAAAGTTCGGGCTCCGTGAAGTCCTCCGTGCGGTCAAGCATGCCTCGCTCATTATAGTGGGAGTTTTCGTGAGGGATGAGCTGTGA
- a CDS encoding nucleotide sugar dehydrogenase, whose protein sequence is MRISVLGLGYIGLPTALLFASAGYNVVGVDVNDKKVKLLNDGKLPFQEPGLEELFEKAKQNFKATTEVEESDVFLIAVPTPLDEKTKAADLRYVRSASEMIVPHLRKENLVILESTVPPKTTERLLIPILEKSGLKAGKDFHVVHCPERAIPGKTIHEMIYNDRIIGGITKESAELAKELYSSFVKGNIYITDATTAEFVKLIENTYRDVNIALVNELAQIAEEYGINIWEAIELANRHPRVNLHKPGPGVGGHCIAIDPWFLIQDSSNGKMIALARHVNDTMPNYTLRRVREMLKGVDYPTITVFGVAYKGNVDDARETPALRFIRLAKNDGFKVKVYDPFVNEFEYPILGLEEAVRDSDCIVVITDHDVFRFLDPDDIGKLMRNRCVFDARNVLDHEKWRRAGFKVRVLGDGKENL, encoded by the coding sequence ATGAGAATCTCAGTCCTCGGTCTTGGATACATAGGGTTACCAACCGCCTTGTTATTTGCCTCGGCTGGATACAATGTCGTGGGCGTTGACGTTAACGATAAAAAAGTTAAGCTCCTCAACGATGGAAAACTACCCTTTCAGGAACCGGGACTGGAAGAGCTGTTTGAAAAAGCAAAACAAAACTTTAAGGCGACAACAGAGGTCGAAGAGAGCGATGTATTCCTGATAGCAGTTCCAACGCCACTTGACGAAAAGACAAAGGCGGCTGATTTAAGGTACGTAAGATCCGCGTCAGAAATGATAGTTCCACACTTGAGGAAGGAAAATCTTGTAATACTGGAATCCACAGTTCCGCCAAAAACAACGGAACGTCTTCTCATCCCGATCCTTGAAAAGAGTGGTCTAAAAGCCGGGAAAGACTTCCACGTTGTTCACTGTCCGGAGAGAGCAATCCCCGGCAAAACGATTCACGAGATGATCTACAACGACAGGATAATCGGTGGTATCACAAAGGAATCGGCTGAACTCGCTAAAGAGCTGTATTCCTCCTTTGTTAAGGGCAACATTTACATCACCGATGCCACAACTGCAGAGTTTGTAAAGCTGATAGAAAACACCTACCGCGATGTTAACATCGCCCTCGTCAATGAGTTAGCTCAGATAGCAGAGGAGTACGGGATCAACATCTGGGAGGCGATAGAGCTCGCCAACAGGCACCCAAGGGTTAACCTCCACAAGCCCGGGCCGGGGGTTGGGGGACACTGCATAGCCATCGACCCGTGGTTCCTCATCCAGGACTCCTCAAACGGTAAGATGATAGCACTGGCAAGGCACGTGAACGATACCATGCCCAATTATACCCTCCGTCGGGTCAGGGAGATGTTAAAAGGTGTGGACTATCCGACGATCACCGTTTTTGGCGTTGCCTATAAGGGAAACGTTGACGATGCTAGAGAAACTCCAGCGCTGAGGTTCATACGCTTGGCGAAGAACGATGGATTCAAGGTTAAGGTGTACGATCCCTTTGTCAATGAGTTTGAATACCCGATTCTAGGCCTCGAAGAGGCAGTTAGGGACAGCGACTGCATCGTTGTAATAACTGACCACGACGTTTTCAGGTTCCTCGATCCGGATGATATAGGCAAGCTAATGAGAAACAGGTGCGTCTTTGATGCGAGGAACGTACTCGATCATGAGAAGTGGAGGAGAGCAGGGTTTAAAGTCAGGGTGCTTGGAGATGGAAAGGAGAACCTATGA
- a CDS encoding glycosyltransferase family 2 protein has translation MRTLILIPAYNEELTVGSVVALAKKYGDVLVVDDGSADRTSEIAQRAGAVVIRHSANRGKGAALKTGFEYALSRGYEIVVTLDADGQHNPDEIPLLMEPIIRGKADLVIGSRYLNGSKKGIPVYRRLGLWVLNKSTKVASNVDVDSQSGFRALNRRALERLDLNSDGYSIETDMIVKASEREIKLVEVPISVRYDVPNRHKKNPLTHGLGVLASIIGLIGYKRPLLLFGVLSLISFITAGILGYMALKPYYQGGNVYLTQAIGAGIFVIIGIQLFIAGLTLNVLARMVRE, from the coding sequence ATGCGGACGCTGATACTCATCCCGGCCTACAACGAGGAGCTGACGGTTGGTTCGGTCGTTGCCTTAGCCAAGAAGTACGGGGACGTTTTAGTCGTTGACGACGGCTCAGCCGATAGAACTTCCGAGATAGCCCAGAGGGCCGGGGCGGTTGTGATACGACATTCAGCTAACAGGGGGAAAGGGGCAGCTTTAAAAACGGGCTTCGAGTACGCTTTGAGCCGGGGATATGAGATTGTCGTTACGCTTGACGCCGACGGCCAGCACAATCCCGACGAGATACCCCTCCTCATGGAGCCCATAATCAGGGGCAAGGCGGATCTCGTGATAGGGTCGAGGTACCTCAACGGGAGCAAAAAGGGAATCCCCGTCTACAGACGGCTGGGGCTGTGGGTGCTGAACAAAAGCACCAAAGTGGCCTCGAACGTTGATGTCGATTCGCAGAGCGGCTTTAGGGCGCTGAACAGGAGGGCCCTTGAGAGGTTGGACTTAAACAGTGATGGCTACTCAATAGAGACGGACATGATAGTGAAGGCGAGCGAGAGGGAGATTAAACTCGTGGAGGTGCCGATAAGCGTCCGCTACGATGTCCCAAACAGGCACAAGAAGAACCCTCTTACTCATGGTCTTGGCGTGCTGGCGAGCATTATCGGGCTTATAGGGTACAAACGGCCTCTGCTGCTGTTCGGGGTTTTGAGTCTGATATCATTCATCACCGCAGGCATCCTCGGGTATATGGCGCTGAAGCCATACTATCAGGGAGGTAATGTTTATCTGACCCAGGCAATAGGCGCCGGCATCTTCGTGATCATCGGGATTCAGCTGTTCATCGCCGGGCTGACGCTGAACGTCTTAGCGAGGATGGTGAGGGAGTGA
- a CDS encoding DUF1616 domain-containing protein: MIIGLSVVLDLLIWLYPESILRKALGLAFVLFFPGYVFITTLFPEKKELDNLERLALSFGLSIAIVPLIGLALNYTPWGIRLIPILVSLTVFNLIFAVVAIYRRENAIEPWIPWTTVEKIKEELEWEESGKLDKALTVILIIAIITSIGTLAYVITHPKPGEAFTEFYILGPGGKAADYPTDLFAGENGTVIIGIVNHEHRNVTYYVQVWLVNLTWDNTTNTTVIHEMYPMPGWFNVTLPNVPVNIEGNWTPQFETNYTFSIDKPGRWQVWFLLFKGTQPELPPAPPDGNYAETDAKNLIIEAINGTIQSLKLNVNVRP; the protein is encoded by the coding sequence ATGATCATCGGACTCTCGGTGGTCCTTGACCTCCTGATATGGCTGTATCCGGAGAGCATTCTGAGAAAAGCCCTCGGTTTAGCTTTCGTCCTATTCTTTCCTGGCTACGTATTCATAACCACCCTGTTCCCGGAAAAGAAGGAGCTGGACAACCTTGAAAGGTTAGCTTTAAGCTTCGGACTGAGCATAGCCATAGTCCCGCTTATAGGCTTAGCATTAAACTACACTCCCTGGGGGATAAGGCTCATCCCAATACTCGTCAGCCTGACGGTTTTCAACCTGATATTCGCGGTTGTAGCGATCTACCGCAGGGAGAACGCAATAGAGCCATGGATTCCGTGGACAACGGTTGAAAAAATAAAGGAAGAGCTCGAATGGGAGGAATCGGGCAAACTCGACAAAGCACTGACGGTTATTCTGATAATCGCCATAATAACCTCAATCGGAACCCTCGCCTATGTCATAACGCACCCAAAGCCAGGTGAAGCGTTCACAGAGTTCTACATCCTCGGGCCGGGAGGAAAGGCCGCCGACTACCCAACCGACCTCTTTGCGGGAGAAAACGGGACGGTCATAATCGGCATAGTCAACCATGAGCACAGGAACGTGACCTACTACGTCCAAGTATGGCTCGTCAACCTCACCTGGGACAACACCACGAACACAACGGTGATCCACGAGATGTACCCGATGCCCGGCTGGTTCAACGTAACCCTGCCTAACGTCCCCGTCAACATAGAGGGGAACTGGACGCCGCAGTTCGAGACCAACTACACCTTCAGCATCGATAAGCCCGGCAGGTGGCAGGTCTGGTTCCTCCTCTTCAAGGGCACCCAGCCAGAACTTCCCCCGGCACCTCCCGATGGAAACTACGCCGAAACGGACGCCAAAAACCTCATCATCGAAGCCATAAACGGCACAATCCAGTCCCTAAAACTCAACGTGAACGTCAGACCGTGA
- a CDS encoding TasA family protein, which yields MKRAWIVAAGILAALLVLAGPAKSFFTDVALSQNNEISSGKFDIAISRDGSRFYNDLKLFEFSNLKPGDERTLTFYIKNRGDTDVSRLTMVLHVSDLEDGSMSPAEKAVDNTTDVGELSEYLIVKELKVYLGDDSWEIEWTKDKSLKELNGKEIGLLKEPLKEDEVLKVTMTVEFSKKAGNECQTDKVVVDMKLNAEQ from the coding sequence ATGAAACGTGCATGGATTGTAGCAGCTGGCATTCTCGCGGCCCTGCTGGTGCTGGCCGGGCCAGCGAAGTCGTTCTTCACAGACGTCGCCCTCTCTCAGAACAACGAGATAAGCTCCGGGAAGTTCGACATAGCCATAAGCAGGGACGGAAGCAGGTTCTACAACGACCTTAAGCTCTTTGAGTTCTCAAATCTCAAACCGGGCGATGAGAGGACACTCACATTCTACATCAAAAACCGCGGCGACACCGATGTTTCCCGGCTGACGATGGTTCTCCACGTCAGCGACCTTGAGGACGGCTCCATGAGCCCGGCGGAAAAGGCCGTTGACAACACGACCGATGTGGGCGAGCTCAGTGAATACCTTATTGTGAAGGAGTTGAAGGTTTACCTCGGGGACGATTCCTGGGAGATAGAGTGGACAAAGGACAAGAGCCTAAAGGAACTGAACGGGAAGGAAATAGGGCTCCTCAAGGAGCCCCTCAAGGAGGACGAGGTTCTGAAGGTCACGATGACCGTGGAGTTCTCTAAAAAAGCCGGCAACGAGTGCCAGACCGATAAGGTCGTTGTCGACATGAAGCTCAACGCCGAGCAGTGA
- a CDS encoding DUF58 domain-containing protein has product MKREDLLILLSFLLVLEGYLGGNVAPALLGVFLLLYLYGLRLVTRIGVSGERAIEGTKLEEGKAVTAALRLRNTGGDVFVRVREETPGFEAEPVEIFLGSGEEKTVTYSIVPKAKGRFTLRPPRAIALDPRGLYVEEFVLGEGLGVLVRPSIESIRDAVRADHNLRLAEAYRKGAFLGTESLEIKDLREYQHGDDFKRIDWKATARLGELVVKDFLREENADVYIFLDNTSEMRKGIKRAKIDYASTLALQLAANLVSRFRVGMVIYDDARAELLPPGKGPSQVEAIRERLSIKGKGGAMSMRFEFDIRMGEKAREFLGKVLPLRKGRKGPTGVFEGLSLVKNPSYIIFITDLSNPRELYRAIATAVRAHRVMVLSPNPVLFYSGRLDEKTLERLYRAYVERENLLRKFNLLAPTIDLGPSDYLREIMKLEGWGR; this is encoded by the coding sequence ATGAAGCGCGAAGACCTGTTGATCCTTCTATCGTTCCTCCTCGTCCTTGAGGGCTACCTCGGGGGGAACGTGGCCCCGGCCCTGCTGGGGGTCTTCCTCCTCCTGTACCTCTACGGACTCAGGCTGGTAACCAGGATTGGGGTCTCGGGCGAGAGGGCCATCGAGGGCACAAAGCTTGAGGAGGGGAAGGCTGTAACCGCCGCCCTGAGGCTCAGGAACACCGGGGGAGACGTCTTCGTCAGGGTGCGCGAGGAAACCCCCGGCTTTGAGGCCGAACCCGTCGAGATTTTCCTCGGTTCCGGGGAGGAGAAGACCGTCACATACTCCATCGTCCCTAAGGCGAAGGGGAGGTTCACGCTAAGGCCCCCGAGGGCCATCGCCCTTGATCCGAGGGGCCTGTACGTGGAGGAGTTCGTCCTTGGAGAAGGGTTGGGGGTTCTGGTTCGTCCGAGCATTGAGAGCATAAGGGACGCGGTGAGGGCCGACCACAACCTCCGCCTCGCCGAGGCCTACAGGAAGGGGGCCTTCCTCGGGACAGAGAGCCTGGAGATAAAGGACCTGAGGGAGTACCAGCACGGGGACGACTTCAAGAGGATAGACTGGAAGGCAACAGCCAGGCTCGGCGAGCTGGTTGTGAAGGACTTCCTGCGGGAGGAGAACGCGGACGTCTACATATTCCTCGACAACACCTCCGAGATGCGGAAGGGCATAAAAAGGGCAAAGATAGACTACGCCTCGACCCTTGCCCTGCAGCTTGCGGCCAACCTCGTTAGCAGGTTCCGGGTCGGCATGGTCATCTACGACGATGCCCGTGCAGAACTCCTCCCGCCCGGAAAGGGCCCGTCCCAGGTGGAGGCCATCAGGGAGAGGCTCTCAATCAAGGGAAAGGGCGGGGCTATGAGCATGCGCTTTGAGTTTGACATCCGGATGGGCGAGAAGGCCAGGGAGTTCCTCGGCAAGGTTCTGCCCCTGAGGAAGGGCAGGAAGGGCCCCACCGGGGTCTTTGAGGGGCTGTCCCTGGTAAAGAACCCGTCGTACATAATATTCATAACAGACCTCAGCAACCCGCGGGAGCTCTACCGGGCCATAGCGACTGCCGTTAGAGCCCACAGGGTCATGGTGCTCTCCCCCAACCCCGTGCTTTTCTACTCCGGGAGGCTGGACGAGAAGACCCTTGAGAGGCTCTACAGGGCTTACGTTGAGAGGGAGAACCTCCTGAGGAAGTTCAACCTCCTGGCGCCTACGATAGACCTCGGCCCGAGCGACTACCTAAGGGAAATCATGAAACTGGAGGGGTGGGGGAGATGA
- a CDS encoding MoxR family ATPase, which translates to MDGKEFMERLRKEISKAVVGKDDVIELLTVALLSEGHVLIEGIPGVAKTTIAKAFANAIGLSFSRVQLTPDLLPADIIGVVYYDQKTGQWRTKKGPIFANIVLADEVNRAQPKTQSALLEAMQERQVTIEGTTHTLPEPFLVIATMNPLEHEGVYVLPEAQLDRFLLKIEIGFPDREEEISLLKRKSLGEFYEVEPIVTHEELIGLIGQVKRVKVSDEVIEYIYSLVSATRADERLLFGASPRAGEHLLFASKAAAFLDGRDYVIPDDVKKVAVPVLVHRLLLKAEYELEGIRVRDVILDVLRETEIPV; encoded by the coding sequence ATGGACGGTAAGGAATTCATGGAGAGGCTGAGGAAAGAGATAAGTAAGGCAGTCGTTGGAAAGGACGACGTGATAGAGCTGCTGACGGTGGCCCTTCTCTCCGAGGGGCACGTGCTCATAGAGGGAATCCCTGGAGTGGCAAAAACGACTATAGCCAAGGCCTTTGCGAACGCCATAGGGCTGAGCTTCTCCCGCGTACAGCTCACCCCCGACCTCCTGCCCGCTGACATAATCGGCGTTGTCTACTACGACCAGAAGACCGGCCAGTGGAGGACCAAGAAGGGTCCGATATTCGCCAACATCGTTCTGGCCGACGAGGTCAACAGGGCCCAGCCCAAGACTCAGAGCGCGCTCCTTGAGGCAATGCAGGAGAGGCAGGTCACCATAGAGGGCACCACCCATACGCTGCCCGAGCCCTTCCTCGTCATAGCAACCATGAACCCGCTGGAGCACGAGGGAGTGTACGTCCTCCCCGAGGCCCAGCTGGACAGGTTCCTCCTCAAGATAGAGATAGGCTTCCCAGACAGGGAAGAGGAGATATCCCTCCTCAAGAGAAAGAGCCTCGGGGAGTTCTACGAGGTCGAGCCGATAGTGACCCATGAGGAGCTCATAGGGCTTATAGGCCAGGTAAAGAGGGTTAAAGTCAGCGACGAGGTCATAGAGTACATATACTCCCTGGTATCCGCCACAAGGGCGGATGAGAGGCTTCTCTTCGGCGCATCGCCTAGGGCAGGAGAGCACCTGCTCTTCGCTTCCAAAGCAGCAGCTTTTCTTGACGGCAGGGACTACGTCATACCTGACGACGTTAAGAAGGTCGCGGTCCCGGTGCTCGTCCACAGGCTCCTCCTGAAGGCGGAGTACGAACTTGAGGGGATCAGGGTGAGGGACGTCATCCTCGACGTCCTCAGGGAGACTGAAATCCCGGTGTAG
- a CDS encoding ferritin family protein, whose translation MRLKELLERLIWQENELYNLHKLGETFATFERPELVETFQLIAEEELRHRKTIERMLSEGTLEETAVIDYLDSLSLEPMLSDERAEPESLEELILEALVREKHAYELYTRLSKILDGSLGHIFRMMAGEELKHAYRLKLVYETL comes from the coding sequence ATGAGGCTAAAGGAACTTCTGGAGAGGCTGATCTGGCAGGAGAACGAGCTCTACAACCTCCACAAGCTCGGTGAGACCTTCGCTACCTTTGAGAGACCCGAGTTAGTCGAGACCTTCCAGCTGATTGCCGAGGAGGAGCTGAGGCACCGGAAGACCATTGAAAGAATGCTCTCCGAGGGGACGCTGGAGGAAACGGCGGTCATAGACTACCTCGACTCACTCTCCCTCGAACCCATGCTGAGCGATGAGCGGGCAGAGCCGGAGAGCCTCGAAGAGCTGATCCTCGAAGCCCTCGTGAGGGAAAAGCACGCCTACGAGCTCTACACCAGGCTCTCCAAAATACTGGACGGTTCCCTGGGACACATATTCAGAATGATGGCCGGAGAGGAGCTCAAACACGCCTACAGGCTCAAGCTGGTCTACGAGACCCTTTGA
- a CDS encoding DUF4350 domain-containing protein: protein MNRVVYGILLVVGVGLLVMPLSVPVFKSDAAYSVLNTNWNGLSSFGKLLYSTGEITPLLAPYDSSGLENFKGTLVVVGPNLDFSGGEIDSLRRFLENGNTLLLADDFGTGNQVLEGLGLRVRFSKVPLISLTYSKNSDFPLTVDIRDAELAGGVMRLVMSRPSAVLNAGNSTVLVYSSNASMLGKEYGAFPLVVEVPYGKGRIILVSDPDIFTNSLFRENEAFLRNLVSSLPEKTFYIDEAHHADFNPYSSGTMVIRRAVNRELVFYYVLFIALLALAVESGLTGWLMHRFALLLMRLFPGEEEPVEEVVKRLEERGLDGDKLKTILREIETGSKLGGAHGR from the coding sequence GTGAACAGGGTCGTGTACGGCATACTCCTGGTCGTCGGCGTGGGGCTCCTGGTTATGCCCCTATCGGTTCCGGTCTTCAAGAGCGACGCCGCCTACAGCGTGCTCAACACCAACTGGAACGGTCTTTCCAGCTTCGGGAAGCTCCTCTACTCCACCGGAGAAATAACCCCGCTCCTTGCTCCCTACGACTCCTCGGGTTTGGAGAACTTCAAGGGCACGCTCGTGGTCGTTGGGCCGAACCTCGACTTCTCGGGGGGTGAGATAGACTCCCTGAGGAGGTTCCTTGAAAATGGCAATACTTTACTCCTTGCCGACGACTTTGGGACGGGCAACCAGGTGCTTGAGGGCCTCGGGCTCAGGGTAAGGTTCTCAAAGGTTCCCCTCATCAGCCTGACATATTCCAAGAACTCGGACTTCCCCCTCACGGTTGATATCCGCGATGCGGAGCTTGCCGGGGGCGTTATGAGGCTGGTGATGAGCAGACCCTCGGCAGTCCTCAACGCCGGGAACTCCACGGTTCTTGTGTACTCCAGCAACGCCTCGATGCTTGGAAAGGAGTACGGTGCATTCCCCCTGGTTGTGGAAGTTCCTTACGGGAAGGGACGGATAATTCTCGTCTCCGACCCTGATATCTTCACCAACTCCCTCTTCCGGGAGAACGAGGCCTTTCTGAGGAACCTTGTTTCTTCCCTCCCTGAAAAGACCTTCTACATAGACGAGGCCCACCATGCGGACTTCAACCCCTACTCCTCGGGGACGATGGTCATAAGGCGGGCGGTCAACAGGGAGCTCGTCTTCTACTACGTCCTCTTTATAGCCCTGCTGGCACTGGCGGTCGAAAGCGGCCTCACCGGATGGCTTATGCACCGCTTCGCTCTCCTCCTCATGAGGCTTTTCCCCGGGGAGGAGGAGCCGGTTGAAGAGGTCGTGAAGAGGCTTGAGGAGAGGGGCCTCGACGGGGATAAGTTAAAAACCATCCTCCGGGAAATAGAGACGGGTTCAAAACTGGGTGGTGCCCATGGACGGTAA